Proteins encoded in a region of the Panthera tigris isolate Pti1 chromosome B2, P.tigris_Pti1_mat1.1, whole genome shotgun sequence genome:
- the STX11 gene encoding syntaxin-11 isoform X1, which produces MDEEKEKKTMSQPQSKMKDRLAELLEVTKNYDQQFPDGDDEFDPLHEDMVFETDHILQSLYRNIQDLQDENQHLMTDVKRLGKQNARFLTSMRRLSSIKRDTNTIAKDIKARGENIHRKLCAMKALSQEAEAQHGAHSAVARIACAQYSALMRTFQRAMDEYNQAEMKQRDNCKIRIQRQLEIMGKDVSGDQIEDMFEQGKWDVFSENLLADVKGARAALNEIESRHRELLRLESRIRDVHELFLRMAVLVEEQADTLNVIELNVQKTVDYTGQAKVQVRKAMQHAKKKPCRTVCCFCCPCLN; this is translated from the coding sequence GCAAAATGAAGGACCGGCTGGCCGAACTTCTGGAGGTAACCAAGAACTATGACCAGCAGTTCCCAGACGGGGACGACGAATTTGACCCGCTCCATGAGGACATGGTGTTCGAGACGGACCACATCCTGCAGTCCTTGTACCGAAACATCCAGGACCTTCAGGATGAAAACCAGCATCTGATGACCGACGTGAAGCGGCTGGGGAAGCAGAACGCCCGCTTTCTCACGTCCATGCGGCGCCTCAGCAGCATCAAGCGGGACACCAACACGATCGCCAAAGACATCAAGGCGCGGGGCGAGAACATCCACCGCAAGCTGTGCGCGATGAAGGCACTGAGCCAGGAGGCCGAGGCCCAGCACGGCGCGCACTCGGCGGTGGCGCGCATCGCGTGCGCGCAGTACAGCGCCCTCATGCGCACCTTCCAGCGCGCCATGGACGAGTACAACCAGGCCGAGATGAAGCAGCGCGACAACTGCAAGATCCGCATCCAGCGCCAGCTGGAGATCATGGGCAAGGACGTCTCCGGCGACCAGATCGAGGACATGTTCGAGCAGGGCAAGTGGGACGTGTTCTCCGAGAACTTGCTGGCCGACGTGAAGGGCGCGCGGGCGGCCCTCAACGAGATCGAGAGCCGCCACCGCGAGCTGCTGCGGCTGGAGAGCCGCATCCGCGACGTGCACGAGCTCTTCTTGCGGATGGCGGTGCTGGTGGAAGAGCAGGCCGACACGCTGAACGTCATCGAGCTCAACGTGCAGAAGACCGTCGACTACACCGGCCAGGCCAAGGTGCAGGTGCGCAAGGCCATGCAGCACGCGAAGAAAAAGCCCTGCCGGACCGtctgctgcttctgctgcccCTGCCTCAACTAG
- the STX11 gene encoding syntaxin-11 isoform X2: protein MKDRLAELLEVTKNYDQQFPDGDDEFDPLHEDMVFETDHILQSLYRNIQDLQDENQHLMTDVKRLGKQNARFLTSMRRLSSIKRDTNTIAKDIKARGENIHRKLCAMKALSQEAEAQHGAHSAVARIACAQYSALMRTFQRAMDEYNQAEMKQRDNCKIRIQRQLEIMGKDVSGDQIEDMFEQGKWDVFSENLLADVKGARAALNEIESRHRELLRLESRIRDVHELFLRMAVLVEEQADTLNVIELNVQKTVDYTGQAKVQVRKAMQHAKKKPCRTVCCFCCPCLN from the coding sequence ATGAAGGACCGGCTGGCCGAACTTCTGGAGGTAACCAAGAACTATGACCAGCAGTTCCCAGACGGGGACGACGAATTTGACCCGCTCCATGAGGACATGGTGTTCGAGACGGACCACATCCTGCAGTCCTTGTACCGAAACATCCAGGACCTTCAGGATGAAAACCAGCATCTGATGACCGACGTGAAGCGGCTGGGGAAGCAGAACGCCCGCTTTCTCACGTCCATGCGGCGCCTCAGCAGCATCAAGCGGGACACCAACACGATCGCCAAAGACATCAAGGCGCGGGGCGAGAACATCCACCGCAAGCTGTGCGCGATGAAGGCACTGAGCCAGGAGGCCGAGGCCCAGCACGGCGCGCACTCGGCGGTGGCGCGCATCGCGTGCGCGCAGTACAGCGCCCTCATGCGCACCTTCCAGCGCGCCATGGACGAGTACAACCAGGCCGAGATGAAGCAGCGCGACAACTGCAAGATCCGCATCCAGCGCCAGCTGGAGATCATGGGCAAGGACGTCTCCGGCGACCAGATCGAGGACATGTTCGAGCAGGGCAAGTGGGACGTGTTCTCCGAGAACTTGCTGGCCGACGTGAAGGGCGCGCGGGCGGCCCTCAACGAGATCGAGAGCCGCCACCGCGAGCTGCTGCGGCTGGAGAGCCGCATCCGCGACGTGCACGAGCTCTTCTTGCGGATGGCGGTGCTGGTGGAAGAGCAGGCCGACACGCTGAACGTCATCGAGCTCAACGTGCAGAAGACCGTCGACTACACCGGCCAGGCCAAGGTGCAGGTGCGCAAGGCCATGCAGCACGCGAAGAAAAAGCCCTGCCGGACCGtctgctgcttctgctgcccCTGCCTCAACTAG